A genomic window from Sporosarcina sp. Marseille-Q4063 includes:
- a CDS encoding bifunctional 3-deoxy-7-phosphoheptulonate synthase/chorismate mutase, with translation MGHLNLDELRDQVNGLNTRILDLINERTELVQEIGKVKEKQGVNRYDPIREREMLNSLKEYNQGPLPNGVMDQIFKGIFMSALEIQEDEQRNALLVSRKRKKEDTIVDVNGVAIGNGSPSFIFGPCAVESYEQVLEVALAIKEKGQKLLRGGAYKPRTSPYDFQGLGVEGLKILRRVADETGLAVISEIITPSHLEEALEYVDVIQIGARNMHNFELLKEAGSVNKPVLLKRGLSATIDEFINAAEYIISQGNDQIILCERGIRTYERATRNTLDISAVPILKQETHLPVFVDVTHSTGRRDLLIPTAKAAIAVGADGVMAEVHPDPAVALSDAAQQMDLNQFDEFYASMMDFMKTHE, from the coding sequence ATGGGACACCTTAATCTAGATGAATTAAGAGACCAGGTAAATGGATTGAATACTAGAATTTTAGATCTAATCAACGAGCGAACGGAACTTGTTCAAGAAATTGGAAAAGTAAAAGAAAAGCAAGGTGTCAATCGATATGACCCGATCCGAGAACGTGAAATGCTTAACTCCCTGAAGGAATATAACCAAGGGCCACTTCCTAATGGTGTAATGGACCAAATATTTAAAGGGATTTTCATGTCTGCTTTAGAAATACAAGAAGATGAACAGCGTAATGCACTTCTTGTTTCACGTAAACGCAAAAAGGAAGATACTATCGTAGATGTAAATGGCGTGGCAATCGGAAACGGTTCACCATCATTTATATTTGGACCTTGTGCCGTCGAGTCTTATGAGCAAGTTTTGGAAGTAGCGCTAGCTATTAAAGAAAAAGGACAAAAGCTATTAAGAGGCGGGGCATATAAACCACGTACTTCCCCATACGATTTCCAAGGCCTTGGTGTAGAAGGTTTGAAGATTTTAAGAAGAGTAGCTGATGAAACAGGCCTTGCGGTAATTAGTGAAATTATTACGCCGTCACATCTCGAGGAAGCACTTGAATACGTTGACGTTATTCAAATTGGCGCTCGTAACATGCACAACTTTGAATTGCTCAAAGAAGCTGGATCCGTCAATAAACCAGTTCTTCTAAAACGCGGACTTTCTGCAACAATTGACGAGTTTATAAATGCAGCTGAATATATTATTTCGCAAGGGAACGATCAAATCATTCTCTGTGAACGCGGAATACGTACATACGAGCGTGCAACACGTAACACGCTTGATATTTCAGCGGTTCCTATATTGAAACAAGAAACACACTTACCAGTATTTGTGGACGTCACTCACTCAACTGGTAGACGCGATCTGTTAATTCCAACTGCGAAAGCCGCAATTGCTGTAGGAGCGGATGGCGTTATGGCAGAAGTACATCCAGACCCAGCAGTAGCTCTATCAGATGCAGCTCAACAAATGGACCTTAACCAATTTGATGAGTTTTATGCTTCAATGATGGACTTTATGAAAACTCACGAGTAA
- a CDS encoding YtxH domain-containing protein, with translation MNNNVKTNFNNQSESGQSYMPNQYDYNDRGYTDSFYDEYEYVDSGAGSFLFGAIVGGVLGAAAALFLAPKTGKEMREDFSTQASQLKEKGIEIGTVAKDKASEYTTIAKDKATEYSSVAKDKATEYSSVAKDKATEFSAAAKEKTGEVSKSIQAQSGQLVDKVKSIKSKTTIPLDDGTVSAEGEEPTAFVEKAVEQLGDEDEITTTAEAIKEAVTNPETANK, from the coding sequence ATGAATAATAATGTAAAAACAAATTTTAATAACCAATCAGAAAGTGGTCAATCGTATATGCCAAACCAATATGACTATAATGACCGTGGATACACAGATTCATTTTATGATGAATACGAATACGTAGATTCAGGGGCAGGAAGCTTTTTATTCGGTGCAATTGTGGGCGGGGTTCTCGGAGCCGCAGCGGCACTATTCCTAGCGCCGAAAACTGGGAAGGAAATGCGTGAAGACTTTTCGACTCAAGCAAGTCAATTAAAAGAAAAAGGGATTGAAATCGGCACAGTAGCAAAAGACAAAGCGTCAGAATATACAACAATCGCAAAAGATAAAGCGACGGAATATTCTTCAGTAGCAAAAGATAAGGCGACAGAATATTCGTCAGTGGCGAAAGATAAAGCGACAGAATTCTCCGCAGCCGCTAAAGAGAAGACGGGAGAAGTTTCAAAGTCAATTCAAGCGCAATCCGGTCAGCTAGTCGATAAAGTAAAATCGATTAAATCGAAAACCACCATTCCTTTGGATGACGGAACAGTGTCTGCTGAAGGCGAAGAGCCAACTGCATTCGTTGAAAAAGCCGTAGAACAACTTGGCGATGAAGATGAAATCACAACGACTGCCGAAGCTATTAAAGAGGCAGTAACAAATCCTGAAACGGCGAACAAGTAA
- a CDS encoding DUF948 domain-containing protein — protein sequence MEILLYIAAIVAAIAFLILCVSLAMTLFSLKGTLQSVSETMDGLSVQLEGVTTETTELLQRTNNLADDIQQKSEKLNSVVEAVKGVGDSVTGINTSVRRVTDSVTLEAERNSDKVAQVIQWSHVAIGILDKLKERRAGSRGWKSYNPK from the coding sequence ATGGAAATTTTGTTGTACATAGCGGCTATCGTCGCTGCAATCGCATTTTTAATATTATGCGTAAGTCTTGCGATGACATTGTTCTCATTAAAAGGCACGTTGCAAAGCGTCTCTGAAACAATGGATGGCCTATCTGTTCAACTTGAAGGTGTAACGACTGAAACGACGGAACTTCTTCAGCGGACGAATAATCTAGCTGATGATATTCAGCAAAAATCTGAAAAACTGAATTCAGTTGTTGAAGCTGTAAAAGGGGTCGGTGATTCAGTTACTGGCATCAATACGTCAGTGCGTCGTGTAACAGATTCCGTAACACTAGAAGCCGAGCGCAATAGCGACAAGGTGGCTCAAGTAATTCAGTGGAGTCATGTTGCGATTGGCATACTAGACAAGTTGAAAGAACGACGCGCGGGCTCACGAGGCTGGAAAAGTTATAATCCAAAGTAG